A section of the Gloeobacter violaceus PCC 7421 genome encodes:
- a CDS encoding TonB-dependent receptor plug domain-containing protein, which yields MSVRIRTKIGTYALFVLAGFQLVGGLASAQIIPTRDSLAKPSQAARDLLAAPTVGPIAQVPSTPQPDAADPDGATTLDETLVEGRLAPRRSTPVFTITREDIQKKAAVNLADALRGVPGFAINDAGRGADFHNGSYYRGATVNQSALLINGRQIKTGLNSNHGATDYNSIPVEGIKRIELLGPGAGTTLYGSDVIGGVINIITEEGPAVPTFSGSAEYGSYGESIYRTSYGGTSERLKYNFGYQSYGATNNFPVPVGSTNRGEDGRLMNADMYTASYQGSATYTFDRRNNLTFDLFKNLSRKGLIIGNSKDRLDRDGLNVGLTWRTLLGEGNDSVLVTTLGYVDDFFSTYGPVQTDYFKAVQLASKFYQARIDHTWRTSPGNTLRWGVDTRHNTLLSTQNNTSPDPIFFGLGGTTDTAITNTGIFALDTWQIVEGLQLDLGLRQTFDSKFGSYLNPSAGLRWQIIPEVALRASYASVQRNPGPDFLFLPDAAEGFLPNPDLKPERGSVYNAGFDLRFADNLRGEVTYFGSLIQDRIGNGPLPADPTLTQRTNIGAVGTNGVEAGIKWQIDPQWSSYLSYTYTKIKIEEGRSLGLLRFLPESVGQVGVGYDNQGLQVNVFVNYNSGAARTNALTSYTTPFATIDLRAAIPINRALALTVYLANLADVQYERVNTFYSPGLTYRVGLQTSF from the coding sequence ATGTCGGTACGCATTCGAACAAAGATTGGTACATATGCATTGTTTGTGCTGGCGGGCTTTCAGCTTGTCGGCGGGCTTGCGTCCGCCCAGATCATTCCTACCCGCGACAGCCTTGCCAAACCTTCCCAGGCAGCCCGCGATCTGCTTGCTGCTCCGACTGTAGGGCCAATCGCCCAGGTGCCTTCGACTCCCCAACCGGACGCCGCCGATCCGGACGGGGCAACCACTCTGGATGAAACCCTGGTGGAGGGAAGGCTCGCCCCCAGGCGATCGACGCCGGTGTTCACGATCACCAGAGAGGACATTCAAAAGAAGGCGGCGGTGAATCTGGCGGACGCGCTGCGGGGGGTACCGGGTTTTGCCATTAACGACGCCGGGCGCGGTGCGGATTTTCACAACGGCTCGTACTACCGGGGGGCGACGGTCAACCAGTCGGCGCTGCTCATCAACGGCCGCCAGATCAAAACCGGCCTCAACTCCAACCACGGCGCCACCGACTACAACAGCATCCCGGTGGAAGGGATCAAGCGCATCGAGCTGCTCGGTCCCGGTGCCGGCACAACCCTCTACGGTTCGGATGTGATCGGCGGCGTCATCAACATCATCACCGAGGAGGGACCGGCAGTCCCGACGTTTTCCGGCAGCGCCGAGTACGGCTCCTACGGCGAATCGATCTACCGCACCTCCTACGGCGGTACCAGCGAACGGCTCAAATACAACTTCGGCTATCAGAGCTACGGGGCCACCAACAACTTTCCGGTGCCGGTGGGTTCCACCAACCGGGGAGAGGATGGGCGGCTGATGAACGCCGACATGTACACCGCGAGCTACCAGGGCAGTGCCACCTATACCTTTGATCGGCGCAACAACCTGACGTTTGATTTATTCAAGAACCTGAGCCGCAAGGGCCTGATTATCGGCAACTCCAAAGACCGGCTCGATCGCGACGGTCTCAATGTCGGCCTCACCTGGCGGACACTGCTTGGGGAGGGCAACGACTCGGTGCTGGTCACCACCCTGGGCTACGTTGACGATTTTTTCAGCACCTACGGCCCGGTCCAGACCGACTACTTCAAGGCCGTGCAACTGGCCTCCAAGTTCTACCAGGCCCGCATCGACCACACCTGGCGCACCAGCCCGGGCAACACGCTGCGCTGGGGGGTGGACACCAGGCACAACACGCTGCTCAGCACCCAGAACAACACCAGCCCCGACCCGATCTTTTTTGGGCTGGGCGGCACCACCGACACGGCGATCACCAACACCGGCATCTTCGCCCTCGATACCTGGCAGATCGTGGAAGGGTTGCAGCTGGATCTGGGCCTGCGCCAGACCTTTGACAGCAAGTTCGGCAGCTACCTCAACCCGAGCGCCGGGTTGCGCTGGCAGATTATCCCGGAGGTAGCCCTGCGCGCCAGCTACGCTTCGGTGCAGCGCAACCCCGGACCGGACTTTTTGTTCTTGCCCGACGCGGCGGAAGGATTTTTGCCCAATCCCGACTTGAAGCCGGAGCGCGGCTCGGTCTACAACGCCGGTTTTGACCTGCGCTTCGCCGACAATCTCCGGGGCGAGGTCACCTACTTCGGCAGCCTTATCCAGGATCGCATCGGCAACGGACCGCTGCCGGCCGACCCGACCCTCACCCAGCGCACCAACATCGGCGCGGTCGGCACCAACGGCGTCGAGGCGGGGATCAAATGGCAGATCGATCCGCAGTGGTCGAGCTATCTGAGCTACACCTACACCAAGATCAAAATCGAGGAGGGCCGCTCCCTGGGCCTGTTGCGTTTTTTGCCCGAGTCGGTGGGGCAGGTGGGCGTGGGCTACGACAACCAGGGCCTGCAGGTGAACGTGTTCGTCAACTACAACAGCGGTGCGGCGCGCACCAATGCGCTCACCTCCTACACCACCCCCTTCGCCACGATCGACCTGCGCGCCGCCATCCCGATCAACCGGGCTTTGGCGCTGACGGTCTACCTGGCCAACCTGGCGGATGTGCAGTACGAGCGGGTCAACACGTTCTACTCGCCCGGTCTGACCTACCGCGTCGGACTGCAGACCAGCTTTTAG
- a CDS encoding ABC transporter ATP-binding protein gives MLEAVDLTKNYGTAVPSLDGLNLRIEAGEVFCLLGPNGAGKTTTISLFLGFIAPSAGTARIKSLDVQRHPLETKRFVAYIPEQVMLYRNLSGLENLEYFSALAGQDRYTRPELLAFFEQVGLPAESAGRRVGTYSKGMRQKVGIAIAIAKKAEALLLDEPTSGLDPKASNEFSELLGRLSRQGVAVLMATHDLFRAKEAGTRVGIMNAGRLVTTARTEDLSYEQLERLYLESMVGASAGGGVREVRR, from the coding sequence ATGCTCGAAGCCGTCGACTTGACCAAGAACTACGGCACGGCCGTCCCGTCCCTCGATGGACTCAATCTGCGCATCGAGGCGGGCGAAGTCTTCTGTCTGCTCGGACCCAATGGTGCCGGCAAGACGACGACCATCAGTCTGTTTTTGGGCTTCATTGCGCCGAGCGCCGGCACGGCTCGAATCAAAAGTCTCGATGTGCAGCGCCACCCGCTGGAGACCAAGCGCTTTGTGGCCTACATTCCCGAGCAGGTGATGCTCTACCGCAACCTGAGCGGTCTGGAAAATCTCGAATATTTCAGTGCTCTGGCAGGTCAGGATCGCTATACGCGCCCGGAGCTGCTGGCTTTTTTCGAGCAAGTCGGGTTACCGGCGGAGTCGGCCGGGCGGCGGGTAGGCACCTACTCAAAGGGCATGCGCCAAAAAGTCGGTATCGCCATCGCCATCGCCAAAAAGGCTGAAGCGCTCCTGTTGGACGAGCCGACCTCGGGTCTCGATCCAAAGGCGAGCAACGAGTTTTCGGAGTTGCTGGGGCGACTGAGCCGGCAGGGGGTGGCGGTGCTGATGGCCACCCACGACCTGTTTCGGGCCAAAGAAGCGGGGACGCGCGTCGGAATTATGAATGCCGGTCGGCTGGTGACGACCGCCCGTACCGAAGATCTCAGCTACGAGCAACTGGAGCGGCTGTATCTGGAGAGCATGGTGGGCGCCTCGGCAGGTGGCGGGGTGCGGGAGGTGCGGCGGTGA
- a CDS encoding ABC transporter permease, whose protein sequence is MIWRIARKEYLEMVRDGRFRAGATVVLGLLVVSLLMGWKHYSDVSAQHAAAQRATRTQWLAQEPKNPHSAAHYGVYAFKPKLPLSFVDQGVDDYVGVAVWLEAHKQNDFRYRPAQDATAVQRFGELTAATVLQLLLPLVIILLGFGAFAGEREQGTLRQLLSLGVPAPTLALGKALGMLVALGLLLVPATILGVGALALAAGPGGLAASLPRLALLSAAYLGYYLLFVGVCLAVSAWAKSARLALVALLGFWIVQGLVAPRLVTDLARGLYPVPSALTFTETVATDMAGGIDGHNSQDARRAALEKRVLQQYAASRVEDLPVNFAGIALQEGEEYGYRVYDRRFGELWRRFEEQNAVHQLGGFVAPLLAVRSLSMGLSGTDFAQHRHFATAAEQYRRGLIKTMNEAMTRNKDDGYRATAADYRSVSDFQYTTPPLGWVLAQQSLSLLGLGFWIVLAAAAAVFAAARLRVTG, encoded by the coding sequence GTGATCTGGCGCATTGCCCGCAAAGAGTACCTGGAGATGGTGCGCGACGGACGCTTCCGGGCCGGGGCGACCGTTGTATTGGGGCTGCTCGTGGTCTCGCTGCTAATGGGTTGGAAGCACTACAGCGACGTGAGCGCCCAGCACGCAGCCGCCCAGCGGGCCACCCGAACGCAGTGGCTCGCCCAGGAGCCTAAAAATCCCCACTCCGCCGCCCACTACGGGGTCTACGCCTTCAAGCCCAAATTGCCGCTGTCGTTTGTCGATCAGGGTGTGGACGACTATGTGGGAGTGGCAGTGTGGCTCGAAGCGCACAAACAAAACGATTTTCGCTACCGCCCTGCCCAGGATGCGACGGCGGTACAGCGCTTCGGCGAGTTGACCGCCGCCACGGTGTTGCAACTGCTGCTGCCGCTGGTGATTATTCTGCTCGGGTTCGGGGCGTTTGCCGGTGAGCGCGAGCAGGGAACGTTGCGGCAACTGTTGAGCCTCGGGGTTCCCGCCCCGACGCTCGCCCTGGGCAAAGCCCTCGGCATGCTCGTGGCCCTCGGCCTGTTGCTGGTGCCCGCCACGATCCTGGGGGTCGGTGCCCTGGCCCTGGCCGCTGGGCCGGGGGGGCTCGCGGCCAGCCTGCCCCGCTTGGCGCTGTTGAGTGCCGCCTATCTGGGGTACTACTTGCTGTTTGTGGGGGTCTGCCTCGCGGTCTCCGCCTGGGCCAAATCGGCCAGGCTGGCGCTGGTGGCGCTTTTGGGCTTCTGGATCGTGCAGGGTCTGGTCGCTCCGCGCCTGGTCACCGACCTGGCCCGCGGGCTGTACCCGGTCCCTTCCGCCCTGACCTTCACCGAGACGGTCGCCACCGATATGGCGGGCGGCATCGACGGCCACAACAGCCAGGATGCCCGCCGCGCCGCCCTCGAAAAGCGCGTGCTCCAGCAGTACGCTGCCAGCCGGGTTGAAGATTTGCCCGTCAATTTTGCGGGTATCGCCCTGCAGGAGGGCGAAGAGTACGGCTACCGGGTCTACGACCGCCGCTTCGGTGAACTGTGGCGGCGCTTCGAAGAGCAGAACGCCGTGCACCAACTGGGCGGGTTCGTAGCGCCGCTACTGGCGGTGCGCTCGCTCTCGATGGGATTGTCCGGCACCGACTTTGCCCAGCACCGCCACTTTGCCACCGCCGCCGAGCAGTATCGCCGAGGGCTCATCAAGACGATGAACGAAGCGATGACCCGCAACAAAGACGACGGCTACCGGGCTACGGCTGCAGACTACCGCTCGGTTTCCGACTTTCAGTACACCACCCCGCCCCTGGGCTGGGTGCTGGCCCAACAGAGCTTGAGCCTTTTGGGCCTGGGATTCTGGATCGTCCTGGCCGCCGCCGCGGCTGTTTTTGCTGCCGCCCGCCTGCGGGTGACCGGCTGA
- a CDS encoding ABC transporter permease, with the protein MLASILKHEWRNLMAERVIWAVGGLFALLVAYGLINGTGWVQFQRQTLAQAQQEEITRLDTLQSAIADIESGKVRFTGDAFADPRQPRTVGNNKGTRYATLTPGPLAPLAVGQSDLYPYYFKVSTLNKQTFIQNNELENPTNLLAGRFDLAFVIVYLLPLFILALGYNLLSGERDEGTLAMLLSQPVGLPMLVLGKVLVRGGIVIALAAVLSLAGAVLGGADPAEPGVRLRLGLWVLVVILYGMFWFALAVAVNAAGGRTPTNAVVLVGLWLLLVVIVPAVVNVAVSTASPVPSRVELIQAVREATNAANAQGSRLLARYYEDHPELAPKDSRVDPGSFALRSTAVRETVDKAIAPVLERYDRQLLAQQALVERYRYLSPAIVAQEVFNDLAGTGLGRYRHFQAQVDRYHRTWQGYFVPRIFRQQTVTAAEIGRLPKFRFEEELTGDVAGRVLPGLVGLAAPLLVLVGLTLPGLRRYPVAA; encoded by the coding sequence ATGCTCGCTTCCATCCTCAAGCACGAATGGCGCAACCTGATGGCCGAGCGGGTCATCTGGGCAGTGGGGGGGCTATTTGCCCTACTGGTGGCCTACGGCCTCATCAACGGCACCGGCTGGGTGCAATTTCAGCGGCAGACCCTGGCACAAGCCCAGCAGGAAGAAATCACCCGCCTGGACACGCTGCAATCGGCCATCGCCGACATCGAATCGGGCAAGGTTCGATTTACGGGCGACGCCTTCGCCGATCCGCGCCAGCCGCGCACCGTCGGCAACAACAAAGGCACCCGCTACGCGACTTTGACGCCGGGACCGCTCGCCCCCCTCGCCGTCGGCCAGAGCGATCTCTACCCTTACTATTTCAAAGTCAGCACCCTCAACAAACAGACATTCATCCAGAACAACGAACTGGAGAATCCTACCAATCTGCTGGCGGGCCGCTTTGATCTGGCCTTTGTGATTGTCTATCTCTTGCCGCTGTTCATCCTGGCGCTGGGCTACAACCTGCTTTCCGGCGAGCGCGACGAGGGTACCCTGGCGATGCTGCTCTCCCAGCCGGTGGGCCTGCCGATGCTCGTGCTGGGCAAGGTGCTGGTGCGCGGCGGGATTGTGATTGCCCTCGCGGCGGTTCTATCGCTGGCGGGGGCCGTCCTGGGCGGCGCGGATCCAGCCGAGCCCGGCGTCCGGCTGCGTCTGGGGCTGTGGGTGCTCGTGGTCATCCTGTACGGCATGTTCTGGTTCGCCCTGGCCGTCGCCGTCAACGCTGCGGGGGGCCGCACCCCCACCAACGCCGTCGTCCTGGTGGGGCTGTGGCTGCTGTTGGTCGTGATCGTCCCGGCGGTGGTCAATGTGGCGGTGAGCACTGCAAGCCCGGTACCTTCGCGCGTCGAACTCATCCAGGCCGTCCGCGAGGCCACCAATGCCGCCAACGCCCAGGGCAGCCGCCTGCTGGCGCGCTACTACGAAGATCACCCCGAACTGGCCCCCAAGGATAGCCGGGTCGATCCGGGCAGTTTTGCCCTGCGCAGTACTGCCGTGCGCGAAACGGTCGACAAGGCGATTGCTCCGGTTCTGGAGCGCTACGACCGGCAGTTGCTTGCCCAGCAGGCCCTGGTGGAGCGCTACCGCTATCTTTCACCCGCCATCGTCGCCCAGGAAGTCTTCAACGACTTGGCCGGCACCGGCCTTGGCCGCTACCGCCACTTCCAAGCGCAAGTCGATCGCTACCACCGCACCTGGCAGGGGTACTTCGTGCCGCGCATCTTCCGGCAGCAGACCGTCACTGCCGCCGAGATCGGCCGCCTGCCGAAGTTTCGCTTCGAGGAAGAATTGACGGGCGATGTCGCAGGCCGCGTGCTGCCGGGACTGGTCGGGCTGGCCGCACCGCTGCTGGTCCTAGTGGGCCTTACCCTGCCGGGCTTGCGCCGCTACCCGGTTGCGGCTTGA
- a CDS encoding ABC transporter substrate-binding protein, whose product MRRIVVAALLWMGLATPAFAAPLKIGYSAWPGWFPWKVAEAKGLFKKNGVEVQMVWFEGYADSITALVAGKLDANCQTLNDTIAPAAAGAKLKVVLTNDNSAGNDQIIVKKEIASIKDLKGKKLGAELGTVDHYLLLLGLQKEGLTQKDIQFTPIETGAAAAAFAAGRLDGVGVFAPFTTKALSTGKGKVLFSSKEFPGAISDHLVLREEVVKARPGEIEKIVKTWFDTLDYIKKNPEESLQIMAKQAGTSVAEYKSYDSGTRIFNLEQNLVTFAPETKDPINLRYQSKIIADFLVKSGLAKTKPDTAVLFEDKFVRALKP is encoded by the coding sequence ATGCGCAGGATTGTCGTCGCCGCTTTGCTCTGGATGGGCTTGGCCACCCCGGCCTTTGCCGCCCCGCTCAAAATCGGCTACAGCGCCTGGCCAGGCTGGTTCCCCTGGAAGGTGGCCGAAGCAAAGGGCCTGTTTAAGAAAAACGGCGTCGAGGTGCAGATGGTCTGGTTCGAGGGGTACGCCGACTCGATTACCGCCCTGGTAGCGGGCAAGCTGGACGCCAACTGCCAGACGCTCAACGACACGATCGCCCCCGCCGCCGCCGGGGCCAAACTCAAAGTCGTCCTCACCAACGACAACTCCGCGGGCAACGATCAGATCATCGTCAAAAAAGAAATCGCCTCCATCAAAGATCTCAAGGGCAAAAAGCTCGGCGCCGAACTGGGCACGGTGGACCACTATCTGTTGCTGTTAGGTCTGCAAAAAGAAGGACTCACCCAAAAGGACATTCAATTTACGCCCATCGAAACCGGTGCCGCCGCCGCTGCCTTCGCCGCCGGTCGCCTCGACGGGGTAGGGGTATTTGCCCCCTTTACCACCAAGGCCCTGAGCACCGGCAAGGGAAAAGTACTCTTCAGCTCCAAGGAATTTCCTGGCGCCATCTCCGATCATCTGGTGCTGCGCGAGGAGGTGGTCAAAGCCCGTCCGGGCGAGATCGAGAAAATCGTCAAGACCTGGTTTGACACCCTCGACTACATCAAGAAGAACCCCGAAGAGTCGCTTCAGATCATGGCCAAGCAGGCGGGTACGAGCGTGGCAGAGTACAAGTCCTACGACAGCGGCACGCGCATCTTCAACCTGGAGCAGAACCTCGTCACTTTCGCTCCCGAGACCAAAGACCCGATCAACCTGCGCTACCAGTCGAAGATCATCGCCGACTTTTTGGTCAAATCGGGCCTTGCCAAAACCAAACCGGACACCGCCGTGCTCTTTGAGGACAAGTTCGTCAGGGCGCTCAAACCCTAG
- a CDS encoding rhodanese-like domain-containing protein, which translates to MAKNKRTSQTPRQIPPGLPPVGPNRVVRLDPQAVLEAGNRVRIVDCRSASERRLMTIAGAVPFDARNFEINNPNKGVPVVCVSWLGGRSLVAAYRLAKQGYTAYDLKGGLAAWKTAGYPTIRAL; encoded by the coding sequence ATGGCAAAAAACAAGCGAACTTCCCAGACTCCGAGGCAGATCCCCCCGGGTCTGCCGCCTGTCGGACCCAACCGGGTGGTCCGCCTCGATCCCCAGGCAGTGCTTGAAGCCGGCAACCGCGTGCGCATCGTCGATTGTCGCAGTGCCTCCGAGCGGCGGCTGATGACGATTGCGGGCGCGGTACCCTTCGATGCGCGCAACTTCGAAATCAACAATCCCAACAAGGGTGTGCCGGTGGTGTGCGTGAGTTGGCTGGGCGGGCGAAGCCTGGTGGCTGCTTACCGGTTGGCCAAACAGGGCTACACGGCCTACGACCTCAAAGGCGGCCTGGCGGCCTGGAAAACAGCCGGTTACCCGACAATTCGCGCTTTGTGA
- a CDS encoding ferredoxin--NADP reductase — protein MITIAPADYRANVLCTLQMTPTIWSIYLALEGETSFRFLPGQAVWPRFEREGRIFTKIYSIASSPALVPEIELCISRVGWASNFMCRLKPGDTIELRGPYGMMTLESVPERDVVYVAEGSGIAPIKSHIEWLFAQENPPNVWLFYGGNDPGEIAYHALWKDLAAHNLKFRYIPTVRTGAGEEFEPGSAEEAVAAFIKRPEALQVDICAVEDRVDEIKRALLEQGFDPAHLRTERFCSY, from the coding sequence ATGATCACCATTGCACCCGCCGACTACCGGGCCAACGTGCTCTGCACCCTGCAGATGACCCCGACCATCTGGTCGATTTATCTGGCGCTCGAAGGAGAAACGTCCTTTCGGTTCTTGCCCGGTCAGGCGGTCTGGCCGCGCTTCGAGCGCGAGGGCCGCATCTTCACCAAGATTTATTCGATTGCCTCCAGTCCCGCGCTGGTGCCGGAGATTGAACTGTGCATCTCCCGGGTGGGCTGGGCCTCCAATTTTATGTGTCGGCTCAAACCCGGCGATACGATCGAGTTGCGCGGTCCCTACGGCATGATGACCCTCGAATCGGTGCCCGAGCGCGATGTGGTCTACGTCGCCGAGGGCTCGGGGATCGCACCCATCAAATCCCATATCGAGTGGCTGTTTGCGCAGGAAAACCCGCCCAACGTCTGGCTTTTTTATGGCGGCAACGACCCGGGGGAGATTGCCTACCATGCGCTCTGGAAGGATCTGGCTGCCCACAATCTCAAGTTTCGCTATATTCCGACGGTACGCACCGGGGCCGGCGAAGAATTCGAGCCGGGCAGCGCCGAGGAGGCCGTGGCCGCCTTTATCAAACGCCCCGAGGCGCTCCAGGTCGATATTTGCGCCGTCGAAGACCGGGTGGACGAAATTAAACGGGCACTTCTGGAGCAGGGCTTCGACCCGGCCCACCTGCGCACGGAGCGATTCTGCTCTTACTGA
- a CDS encoding glycosyltransferase family 9 protein: MTRILALNPGGIGDQVLFFPTLRGLRERFAQSRIEVVVEPRSQGAYRVCPSVNETLTFDFKGDPSLADWMNLIGILRDRRYDAVLSVGSSSLVALLLWMTGIPKRVGYSAWITERFLTDSVPLNRDQYAAQMYHDLLQGFGIQRAFTPPQAAVYSEDERWATQALASLGGRKPLLLHPGASKLAELKGIRKLYPAAQWAQVVQKLLVKEADLPFFVVQGPEDSELVTAIKGELADQARFVQPPDVGKLTALIERSRLLLCVDSAPMHLAVATGTPLVALFGPTLPTKLLPEEPKYVALVSPERDKVERIPVETVAAAAIKLLAKTPVA, translated from the coding sequence ATGACCCGCATCCTTGCTCTCAATCCCGGCGGCATCGGGGACCAGGTGCTCTTTTTTCCCACCCTGCGGGGACTGCGCGAGCGCTTCGCCCAGTCGCGCATCGAGGTTGTCGTCGAACCCCGTTCGCAGGGCGCCTACCGGGTATGCCCGAGTGTCAACGAAACGCTGACCTTCGACTTTAAGGGCGACCCGAGTCTGGCGGACTGGATGAATCTGATTGGCATCCTGCGCGACCGGCGCTACGACGCCGTGCTCTCGGTGGGCAGCTCCAGCCTCGTCGCTCTGCTGTTGTGGATGACCGGCATCCCGAAGCGGGTAGGCTACAGCGCCTGGATCACCGAACGGTTTTTGACCGACTCGGTGCCGCTGAACCGCGATCAGTACGCAGCGCAGATGTACCACGACCTGCTGCAGGGTTTTGGCATCCAGCGCGCCTTCACCCCGCCCCAGGCTGCGGTCTACTCCGAGGACGAGCGCTGGGCCACCCAGGCCCTTGCCTCGCTGGGCGGGCGCAAGCCCCTGTTGCTGCACCCGGGGGCCAGCAAGCTCGCCGAACTGAAGGGCATCCGCAAGCTCTACCCCGCCGCCCAATGGGCGCAGGTGGTGCAGAAACTGCTCGTCAAAGAAGCGGACCTGCCGTTTTTCGTCGTCCAGGGGCCGGAGGACAGCGAACTGGTGACGGCCATCAAGGGGGAACTGGCGGATCAGGCCCGCTTTGTCCAGCCCCCGGACGTGGGGAAGCTCACCGCCCTCATCGAGCGCTCGCGCCTGCTGTTGTGCGTCGACTCGGCACCGATGCACCTGGCGGTGGCCACCGGCACTCCCCTGGTCGCTCTGTTTGGCCCTACCCTGCCCACCAAGCTGCTGCCGGAGGAGCCTAAGTACGTCGCCCTCGTTTCACCCGAGCGCGACAAAGTCGAGCGCATCCCGGTCGAGACGGTTGCCGCCGCGGCCATCAAGCTCTTGGCCAAAACGCCGGTCGCCTGA
- a CDS encoding 2TM domain-containing protein codes for MPPKLSSPPDPRSPVYRALRDKINFALHVGIFAAVNSGVAFFARFYSAEWPWQGWLLGFWALALVAHGIYVFGIARYSET; via the coding sequence ATGCCTCCCAAGCTCTCCTCGCCCCCGGATCCCCGCTCGCCCGTCTACCGCGCCCTGCGCGACAAGATCAACTTTGCCCTGCACGTGGGCATCTTTGCCGCCGTCAACTCGGGGGTGGCGTTTTTCGCGCGCTTTTACAGTGCCGAGTGGCCCTGGCAGGGGTGGCTCCTGGGATTTTGGGCGCTCGCCCTGGTGGCCCACGGCATCTACGTCTTCGGAATTGCCCGCTACAGCGAGACTTGA
- a CDS encoding DnaJ C-terminal domain-containing protein — protein MEYRDYYEILGVPKSADEQQIKSTYRKLARQFHPDLNPGDKQAEEKFKTISEAYEVLSDPSKRSRYDQYGRYWQQAGRSGGTPAGGAAPAGAGVGGFEGFDFDFSRFGSFDEFIDSLMGNLRGSGGERAARANVRTTQRPGRSEDVEMSLELTLEEALNGTKKRVRTATGKVVEVNIPAGVHEGTKVRVAGEGSGRGDLFLVVKLKTHPFFAVDGDDLLCEVPLTPAEAALGTKVEVPTLTGRVRVTIPAGTSTGRTLRLAGRGLPRRGGGRGDQLVKIRIEVPTALSSEERDLYEKLSRTESFRPRARFDSQ, from the coding sequence ATGGAATATCGGGACTACTACGAGATACTGGGTGTTCCTAAGTCTGCCGATGAGCAGCAGATCAAAAGCACCTACCGCAAACTGGCTCGGCAGTTCCATCCCGACCTCAATCCGGGCGACAAGCAGGCGGAAGAAAAATTCAAGACGATCTCCGAAGCCTACGAGGTGCTCTCCGACCCGAGCAAGCGCAGCCGCTACGATCAATACGGTCGCTACTGGCAACAGGCGGGCCGCTCCGGCGGCACCCCGGCGGGTGGTGCCGCCCCGGCCGGGGCAGGCGTGGGGGGCTTCGAGGGATTCGACTTTGACTTTAGCCGCTTCGGCAGCTTCGACGAATTTATCGACTCGCTGATGGGCAATCTGCGCGGGAGCGGCGGCGAGCGCGCGGCTCGGGCGAACGTGCGCACCACCCAGCGCCCGGGCCGCAGCGAAGACGTCGAGATGTCCCTCGAACTGACGCTCGAAGAAGCGCTGAACGGCACCAAAAAGCGCGTGCGCACCGCCACGGGCAAAGTGGTCGAGGTCAACATCCCCGCCGGGGTCCACGAAGGCACCAAGGTGCGGGTGGCGGGCGAGGGCAGCGGCCGGGGCGATTTGTTTCTGGTCGTCAAGCTCAAGACCCACCCGTTTTTTGCGGTCGATGGCGACGATTTGCTCTGTGAAGTGCCCCTGACCCCCGCCGAGGCGGCCCTCGGCACCAAAGTCGAAGTGCCGACCCTCACCGGCCGCGTGCGGGTGACGATCCCGGCCGGCACCTCCACCGGCCGCACACTGCGCCTCGCGGGCCGCGGTCTGCCGCGCCGGGGGGGCGGCCGGGGCGACCAGTTGGTCAAAATCCGCATCGAGGTGCCGACGGCACTGTCCTCGGAGGAGCGCGACCTGTACGAGAAGCTCTCCCGCACCGAGTCCTTTCGTCCCCGCGCCCGCTTCGACAGCCAGTAA
- a CDS encoding DUF2256 domain-containing protein, protein MAERRVRYTKSNLPSKICAVCGLPFEWRRKWADCWDEVKYCSERCRRGRAH, encoded by the coding sequence ATGGCTGAGCGGCGGGTGCGCTATACCAAGTCCAACCTGCCCAGCAAGATCTGTGCGGTCTGCGGTTTGCCTTTTGAATGGCGGCGCAAGTGGGCCGACTGTTGGGACGAGGTGAAGTACTGCTCCGAACGCTGTCGCCGCGGCCGAGCGCACTAG